GATCCGAGGGTGATCGTGGCCCTGGATTATCCCGAGCCGGCTCCGGCCCTGGCCCTGGCGAGGCGCCTGGACCCTGCCAGGGTGCGGGTGAAGGTGGGCAAGGAGCTCTTCACGGCGGCCGGGCCGCGGGTCGTGCAGGACCTGTCCGCCCTTGGCTTCGAGGTCTTCCTCGACCTGAAGTACCACGACATCCCCAACACCGTGGCCGGGGCTTGCCGGGCTGCGGCCGAGCTCGGCGTCTGGATGGTGAATGTCCATGCCCTCGGCGGGCGGCGCATGCTCGAGGCGGCCCGGGAGGCCGTGGCTGCCTCCCGCCGGCCGCCCCGGTTGATCGCCGTGACCGTGCTCACCAGTCTCGACGCCGGGGATCTTCGGGACCTCGGATTCTCCGAAGGGCCCGAGGCCCTCGTGCTGCGCCTGGCAAAGCTGACCGCCGACTGCGGCCTGGACGGGGTGGTGTGCTCGCCCCGAGAGATCGCGCCCCTGCGCGCGGCGCTGCCCTCGGGGCTCGCGCTCGTCACCCCGGGGATCCGGCCCGGTGGCGGGTCTACCGGGGACCAGAAGCGGGTGCTGGGGCCGCGCGAAGCGCTGGCGCTGGGCGCGAGCTACCTCGTGATCGGGCGGCCGATCACGGCCGCTGCCGACCCCATGGAGGCGCTCGCCGCCATCGAGGCCGAGATCAGGCCCGAAGCCACTTGACCAGGATCTTGGAGCCGCGCTGGAAGTTGTAGGTAGTCTTGCGCTCCACGGGCAGGTCGTCGAGGGAGCCGGGCTCGAAACCGCGCTCCCGGAACCAGTGGGAGGTGCGGGTCGTCAGCACGAAGAGCCCCCGTGCGCCGAGGGCGAGCGCGTCGCGCTCGGTGTTCTCCAGGAGGCGCGCCCCCAGCCCGAGATTGCGGTAGGCGGGGTCGACCGCGAGGCACGCCAGCTCCGCGAGCACCTGTCCCGGGTAGGGGTACAGGGCGGCGCAGGCGATGATGGCCCCGTCCCTTTCCACCACCGTGAACTGCTCGATCTCGCGCTCGAGCTTCTCCCGCGGCCGGCGCACCAGGATCCCCTCTTCCTCCAGCGGCCGGATGAGCTCCAGCAGGCCGCCCACGTCCTCGATGTTGGCGCGGCGCAGGTGCTCGTAGGGCGAGGCGCTCACGAGCGTGCCGACGCCGTCCCGGGTGAACAGCTCCAGCAGCAACGCCCCGTCCACACGCCGGTCGAGCAGGTGGGCGCGCCGGACCCCGTTCTGGCACGCGTAGACGGCGCTCTCCAGGTGCCTCACCCGCTCACTCTCGCGGCCCTCGCCAGCGGCCTGCAGGCCGGCGAGGTGGGCGTGGGCCTCGTCCAGCGTGAACTGGCGGACCGGAGTGCCGTCGGTCCTCCCGAGGCACCCGCGCTCCCCGAGGAGAAGCAGCTTGTCGGCCCGCAGCTCCACGGCGATCGCGGTGGCGACCTCCTCGTTGCTCAGGTTGAAGGCCTCGCCGGTCGGGGAATAGCCGATGGGAGAGACGAGCACCACGTTTCCCTGGGCGATCTGGTGCTCGAGCCCGGACCGGTCGATGCGGCGCACCTCGCCCGTGTGGCCGAAGTCCACCCCCTCGCGCACGCCCACGGGGCGGGCGGTGACGAAGTTTCCCGAGGCGACGCGGATGCGGGCGCCCGCCATCGGCGAGTTGGCGAGCCCCATGGAGAGCAGCGACTCGATTTCCACTCGAGCGGCCCCCGCGGCCTCCTTCGCGGCCGTGAGGACGGGGTCGTCCGTTACCCGCAACCCCAGGTGAAAGCGCCCGGGAATGCCGCGGGCGGCGAGCCGCGTGTCGATCTGCGGCCGGACCCCGTGCACCAGCACCAGGCGGATGCCGAGGCTCGAGAGGAGGGCCAGGTCCTGGACCAGGTTGTTGAAGTGCGGGTCCTCCACGGCCTCGCCCCCGAACTGCACCACGAAGGTGCGTCCCCGGTGGGCGTGGATGTAGGGGGAGGCGGCGCGAAAGAAGGCGACGAAGGATTCCGGGCTGGAGCTCACGGCGGTCTCGATGTGCGGCGGTCCCCGCGGCACCCGTGCCGGGCTCGGACCCCGAACCCCGATTGTCCCCGGCGGCGGGGCAGGCCGGCAAGCGCTCCGTCCCGGCAGACCCCGTCCAAAGCAGGGGGCAGCGGGCAGGGGGCCGGAGCCCGGTTCTCCCTCCGGTCCTCAGGTGTCCTCGTGTCCGCCGGGGTCCAGTCTCGGTGCCGCCATGTTCAGGCCGAGCCGGATTCCCCTGCGCCGCACCACGGGCCGCTTCACCGGCGGGCTCGAGACGGCGCCGCGCCTCGCTGCCCCCTTGCGCCGCGGTTCGGGCGGCAGGACGTCTCGGTCGAGGGTGGTAGCGTGTTTCGACAGCTTGTGAGTCGCCATGGCCTTCTCACTCTCAGGGGCGAAGCTCGTCCGGGCGAAGGGTTACGCCCTTGACCTCCCATCGATACACCGGTTAGCGACCGAACTCCATGATGCCTTGAGGTTTTTCGGAAGGGCTCTGTCTGCCCGCGGGCCAGTAACCGTCGCGAGCCTTTCCCCCGGATAAAAAAAGCTATACTGCCGGTTGCCACGCCTGCGGCGGCCCACCCTATGGGGGATGCCTTCGGCGTTGGCCCTGGCGCACGCTGGCCACTTCGGGTGCCGTTCCCGGTCACTAAGCGCGTCGCCCTCACGCAGTATTGGATTCAGGAACGACTCGAGGAGTCTGCACCATGGCCATGAAGCTTTACGTCGGCAACCTCTCGTACGATATGACCGACGCCGAACTGACCGAGCTCTTTTCCCCGTTTGGCACCGTCGAGAGCGCTCGGGTCGTCACTGACCGCTTTACGGGGCAGTCGAAGGGATTCGGGTTCGTCGAAATGTCGAACCGCAGCGAGGGCGAGAAGGCCATTCGCGAACTGAATGGGAAGGAGAGCCACAAGCGCGCCCTGACCGTGAACGAGGCGCGTCCCCAGGCGCCGCGCACCGGTGGCCCCGGTGGTGGCGGCGGTGGTGGCGGTGGCGCCGGGCGTGGCCCGGGTGGCGGGGGCCGTGGCCCCGGTGGTGGCCGTGGTCCGGGGGGCGGTGGCTTCCGCGGCGGCCGTTTCTGATCCGAAGACCCGGGTGCGGCCCGTCCGGGCCGCACCCGGGGAGTCCTGAGGGGCTCTGC
The Gammaproteobacteria bacterium DNA segment above includes these coding regions:
- the pyrF gene encoding orotidine-5'-phosphate decarboxylase: MSDPRVIVALDYPEPAPALALARRLDPARVRVKVGKELFTAAGPRVVQDLSALGFEVFLDLKYHDIPNTVAGACRAAAELGVWMVNVHALGGRRMLEAAREAVAASRRPPRLIAVTVLTSLDAGDLRDLGFSEGPEALVLRLAKLTADCGLDGVVCSPREIAPLRAALPSGLALVTPGIRPGGGSTGDQKRVLGPREALALGASYLVIGRPITAAADPMEALAAIEAEIRPEAT
- the argA gene encoding amino-acid N-acetyltransferase, giving the protein MSSSPESFVAFFRAASPYIHAHRGRTFVVQFGGEAVEDPHFNNLVQDLALLSSLGIRLVLVHGVRPQIDTRLAARGIPGRFHLGLRVTDDPVLTAAKEAAGAARVEIESLLSMGLANSPMAGARIRVASGNFVTARPVGVREGVDFGHTGEVRRIDRSGLEHQIAQGNVVLVSPIGYSPTGEAFNLSNEEVATAIAVELRADKLLLLGERGCLGRTDGTPVRQFTLDEAHAHLAGLQAAGEGRESERVRHLESAVYACQNGVRRAHLLDRRVDGALLLELFTRDGVGTLVSASPYEHLRRANIEDVGGLLELIRPLEEEGILVRRPREKLEREIEQFTVVERDGAIIACAALYPYPGQVLAELACLAVDPAYRNLGLGARLLENTERDALALGARGLFVLTTRTSHWFRERGFEPGSLDDLPVERKTTYNFQRGSKILVKWLRA
- a CDS encoding RNA-binding protein, which produces MAMKLYVGNLSYDMTDAELTELFSPFGTVESARVVTDRFTGQSKGFGFVEMSNRSEGEKAIRELNGKESHKRALTVNEARPQAPRTGGPGGGGGGGGGAGRGPGGGGRGPGGGRGPGGGGFRGGRF